The Maridesulfovibrio sp. genomic sequence TTCACGGTCCATGCAAAGGCCCTCGAGGTCACGATGAGCTATGTGCATGATAGTTCCACCGGGAGTTTCGTAAACGCCACGGGATTTCATACCCACGAAACGGTTTTCAACCATATCCACACGGCCGATACCGTGCTTGCCGCCCAGTTCGTTGAGTTTTTCAACCAAAGCTGCAGGAGAATACTTGGTGCCGTTAATTGCAACAGGATCACCCTTTTCGAAATCAATAGTGATGATTTCAGCTTCATCCGGTGCCTGCTCAACGGGACGGCAGTAACGATAAGACTCGGGGGAAGGAGCATTCCAGGGATCTTCCAGCTCTGCACCTTCAAAGCTTACGTGCAGCATGTTGGCATCCATGGACCAAGGCTTCTTGCGGGTGTTGGGAATTTCAATGTCGTTAGCTTCTGCGAACTTCATGAGGTCGGTACGGGACTTGAGATTCCATTCACGCCATGGAGCGATATGTTTAAGCTTGGGATTCATGCCCATGCCGCCGAGTTCAAAACGAACCTGATCGTTACCTTTACCGGTTGCACCGTGAGCAAGGGCCTGAGCACCTTCCATTTCGGCAATTTCAACCATTCTTTTAGCGATCAGGGGACGGGCAATGGAAGTTCCGAGGAGGTAGCGTCCTTCATAGATAGCTCCAGCGCGGAACGCAGGAAAAATAAAATCACGGGCGAATTCTTCACGAAGATCTTCAACAAAAGCTTTTGTCGCACCGGTCCTGAGGGCTTTTTCCTCAATACCGTCAAGTTCTTCGCCCTGACCGAGGTCAGCGGTAAGGGTGATAACTTCGCAGTTGTACTCCTGTTTAATCCATTTAAGGATAATAGAAGTATCCAGACCGCCGGAATATGCCAGTACTACTTTTTCAATTTTGCTCATTTTTATAAATCCTTCAAAAAATTATATTACTCAATAGTATGCATGTGCGGCACAGCCTGCACAGGTCCGAGCAGTTTTTCAACTGCATCGTAATCCACTTCAATACCGTTAACAGCCCATTCAAGAATGGCTTTCTGCATATGCAGTCTGTTTTCAGCCTGATCAAAAATAATTGATCTGGGTCCGTCCAGCACTTCAGCGGTTACTTCCTCGCCGCGGTGTGCAGGCAGGCAGTGCATAATCTTGCAATCAGGATCAGCATGCTCGAGAAGTTTTTCATTTACCTGATAATCTGCAAACGCAAGTTCGCGTTTCTTCTGCTCTTCTTCCTGTCCCATGGAAGCGAATACGTCGGTATTGACGTAATGCGCGCCCTTGACGGCTTCCGCCGGATCATAACTCAAATTGATCTTGGCGCCCATGGAAAGAGCACGGGAAAGAATGTCATGGTCAGGCTCATAACCTTTGGGGAATGCCATAGTCAGGTAGAACGGAAAATAAATGGCAGCATTGATCCATGAATGAGCCATATTGTTTCCGTCACCGACCCATGCAACATGCACGTTTTTAAGATCGGGAGTCCTTTCGTAGATAGTCAGCATGTCGCTCAGCACCTGACAGGGATGATAACGGTCTGTAAGGGCATTGATGACCGGAACTGAACCGCAATCAGCAAGAGTGCGCACTTTATCCTGACCGAAAGTACGAACAACAAGAGCATCCGCATACCGTGAAAGGACCTGCGCGGTATCTTCCAAAGGTTCGCTTCTGCCGAGCTGGGATTCTGCCGGGGTCATGAAAACGGAATGACCGCCGAGCTGCTCAATGGCAATATCAAACGAAACACGTGTACGGGTGGAAGCTTTCTCAAAAATCATGATAACGGTTTTCCCTTCAAGGGCGTTATTCCTGATTTTATTATCTTTGAGCTCTTTGGCGCGCAGCAGAAGCTGGCCCAGTTCTGAACGGGGAACATCATTGATTTTAAGAAGATGTCTGATCATCGTAAAACTCCAAATATATTTAAGGTGAGCCTTAACTGACAATGAAAAAAAGCAATCGGGAATTATTGCCTGTAAGACCCGCCATTGTAAACCATAAAGAATCATCATGGCCTAAAAAAAGGACCAAAAACGGGATTTACTCATGCGCAGCATATGGACAGCCCCGGACAGGACTATGCTGCAAAGAAACGGGCTGGCTTTAAATTATTGCCAACCCAAAGTTCGCTGTCGGAAAACAGGAGCCACGGATTCAACAGCTGTATCGGTAAGGGAATACATTTCCGGACCGTGATCATACCCCGCAAGGTGCAACATTGCATGCGCAAGAAGCCTTACAGTATGCTCTTCCGGCTGTTGACCGTAGAGCCTGGTTTCACGGACAAGTGTATCCACAGACAAAACTATCTCTCCTAAAAAATTATTTTTTTCCAGATCAGGAGCATCCGAAAAAGGAAAGCTGAGCACATTGGTCGGCCCCACGCACCCCAGAAATTCTTCGTTTACTTCTGCAATAGCGGCATCATTGACTATTTTAAGATCAAAGTCAAAACCTTCCACGCCAAGCACCTCAAGCAACATATCCGCCATATGCAGCAGTTCCCTCTTTGCAAGAGGGAAGTTAGCATCCGGGATACATTCAATGCTCAGATTTACGCCCATTATTTAGCGCCCTTGCACTCGTACGAGTCGTAGGCTTTTACAATCCGGGCAACCAGAGGATGACGGATAACATCAGATTCTTCAAACTTGATAAAACTGATCCCACGCACGTCATGCAGAATATTGATCGCATCAACCAGTCCGGAAGGATCACGGTTGGGCAGGTCAATCTGGGTTATATCCCCGGTAACCACAGCCTTCGAACCGAAACCGAGGCGGGTAATAAACATCTTCATCTGTTCCGGGGTAGTATTCTGGGCCTCATCAAGAATGACGAAAGCATTGGAAAGAGTCCGTCCGCGCATAAAAGCCAGCGGCGCAATTTCAATTATATTTTCCTCAATCATGTCCTGCACTTTCCCCATATCAAGCATATCGTACAGCGCATCATAGAGCGGGCGCATGTAGGGATTGACCTTATCAACAAGGTCACCGGGCAGAAAACCGAGTTTTTCCCCGGCCTCAACGGCAGGACGAGTCAGGATGATCCTGTTGACTTCCTTGCGCTGCAGGGCATAGACAGCCATAGCCACAGCAAGATAGGTTTTACCTGTCCCGGCAGGACCAACGGAAAAAACCATATCATTTTCACGTATTGCGGAAAAATAAGCCCGTTGGGTCAGAGTTCGCGGAGTCAAAGTCTTTTTCGGTGAAACCGCAAAGAGTTCGTCTCGGAAAATTTTAATCAGGTCGGCCTGTGGATCACGGCAGAGTATACGGTAGGCGGCCTCCACATCCTGCGGAAACACTTCCTTTCCGGACTTAAGCAATCTGTAAAGCTGGGTGAAAGACTTTGCCACCGGATCGATGAGCTCTTCGTTTTCAGCGATCAGCTGCAGGGAATTACCCCTACTCTCTATACGCACCCCGGACTGCCGTGAGATGAGATCAAGGTTGGAATTCTGGGCGCCGAACAGCACACTGGCCAGCCCAACATCATCAAACTCAAGTTTAACCCGAAACTTTTCTTTATCTGCCATTAATCATTTCCTGTTAATTTTTGGAGCATGGATACGGCAGGATTCAAGAATATGCAACTAATTAAGAGGTGACGCAAATCAGATACCTAAAAGATCGTCCACTGCGGCCAGAATAGCTTTGGCGTTAAACGGCTTGGTAAAAGTATATTTTACACCGAACATTTTTATCCAATCAAGAGAATCATAATTTGCGGAAGAGCTCCCGCCGGACACAGCGATAATCTTAACGTCCGGATTTTCCTTCATCAACTCGCGTACAGTCTGCACGCCTTCCTTTTCCGGCATAAAAATATCCGTGATAACCAGATCAATCAAATTGCTGTCATAGCCCTGTACAGCCTTAACTCCGTCTTCGGCTTCAGTAACAAGGTGCCCTTCTTTCTCCAGCATGGCTTTGAGGACCTGACGTGAAATGGGATCATCATCAACGACGAGAATCCGGGGCATATAAACTCTCCTTAACTTCCCAAAAAATTAATCAGACAATCTAAGACAGCAAACGCAAAAATTACAACGCAGCTGTCACGCTAGGATTTAACTGTTAAAAAAAAGATTTTCAAGACATTAAAGAAAAAAACTTAGTAACGTGCTTTGCGGCTTCCCTTAAAAATTTCATATTCCAAAAGACGGCATTCGATTTTGGCATTATAAAAAACCAGCCTTCTCGAGGCCTTCAAACCGATAAACTTCGCCAACTCAAGATTACCGGTAAAAATAAACCCCTTATACCCCTGACACTTAGCTTTAAAAAAGTCACCGATCGCAGTATATATTTTTTCAAGCTTGGTCCTGTTTCCAAGACGTTCACCGTACTCAGGGTTCATAATGATAACACCGCCACCGTCAGGGACTTCTGTGTCACGAAAATCGCAGACATCAAACTGGATATGGTGCTCCACACCAGCTGCACGGGCATTCTTTTTCGCCGCTTCAACAGCCTCCGGATCAAGGTCTGTAGCGATAATCTTACCCTCTATGGAATCACGCTCACGGTCCTCGGCATCAATACAAAGGTTATCCCAGTATTCCTGATTGTAACCGGGAATACGCATGAAAGCGTAATTATCACGCATCAATCCGGGAGCACCGTTCAAGGCTACAAGCGCAGCCTCAATAGCCAAAGTGCCGCTGCCGCACATGGGAGAAACAAAATTGCCACGACCGTACCATTTTGCAGCCCTGATCAGGGTTGCGGCCAGAGTCTCCTGCAAAGGTGCCTTATGCGGAAATTTACGGTAGCCCCGGCGGGAAAGAGGAACACCTGAAGTATCTAGATAAACAGTACATTCATCATCTTTCCAATGCAGAAAAACTACAATTCCGGACATATCAGGCCCGGAGGAAGGACGCCGGCCGCTCTTCTCGCGGATGCGGTCCACAATTGCATCCTTGACCTTGACGTTGGCAAAACGGGAATCATTTACGGTTTCAGTGCGCACAGACGAAGTCACTGTAAGATAACCGTCCGGTGAAATAATTTTTTCCCAGACCATATCCTTGACCTGATTGTACATCTGATCCGGGGTATCCGCTT encodes the following:
- a CDS encoding response regulator; translation: MPRILVVDDDPISRQVLKAMLEKEGHLVTEAEDGVKAVQGYDSNLIDLVITDIFMPEKEGVQTVRELMKENPDVKIIAVSGGSSSANYDSLDWIKMFGVKYTFTKPFNAKAILAAVDDLLGI
- a CDS encoding THUMP domain-containing protein; amino-acid sequence: MLDFERKSIVLVTCPKNFSPYLAEEMERLGFKIRAELPAGVETKASLNDCMRLNLWVRCGHRVMYQLKKFKADTPDQMYNQVKDMVWEKIISPDGYLTVTSSVRTETVNDSRFANVKVKDAIVDRIREKSGRRPSSGPDMSGIVVFLHWKDDECTVYLDTSGVPLSRRGYRKFPHKAPLQETLAATLIRAAKWYGRGNFVSPMCGSGTLAIEAALVALNGAPGLMRDNYAFMRIPGYNQEYWDNLCIDAEDRERDSIEGKIIATDLDPEAVEAAKKNARAAGVEHHIQFDVCDFRDTEVPDGGGVIIMNPEYGERLGNRTKLEKIYTAIGDFFKAKCQGYKGFIFTGNLELAKFIGLKASRRLVFYNAKIECRLLEYEIFKGSRKARY
- the argF gene encoding ornithine carbamoyltransferase; amino-acid sequence: MIRHLLKINDVPRSELGQLLLRAKELKDNKIRNNALEGKTVIMIFEKASTRTRVSFDIAIEQLGGHSVFMTPAESQLGRSEPLEDTAQVLSRYADALVVRTFGQDKVRTLADCGSVPVINALTDRYHPCQVLSDMLTIYERTPDLKNVHVAWVGDGNNMAHSWINAAIYFPFYLTMAFPKGYEPDHDILSRALSMGAKINLSYDPAEAVKGAHYVNTDVFASMGQEEEQKKRELAFADYQVNEKLLEHADPDCKIMHCLPAHRGEEVTAEVLDGPRSIIFDQAENRLHMQKAILEWAVNGIEVDYDAVEKLLGPVQAVPHMHTIE
- a CDS encoding PhoH family protein encodes the protein MADKEKFRVKLEFDDVGLASVLFGAQNSNLDLISRQSGVRIESRGNSLQLIAENEELIDPVAKSFTQLYRLLKSGKEVFPQDVEAAYRILCRDPQADLIKIFRDELFAVSPKKTLTPRTLTQRAYFSAIRENDMVFSVGPAGTGKTYLAVAMAVYALQRKEVNRIILTRPAVEAGEKLGFLPGDLVDKVNPYMRPLYDALYDMLDMGKVQDMIEENIIEIAPLAFMRGRTLSNAFVILDEAQNTTPEQMKMFITRLGFGSKAVVTGDITQIDLPNRDPSGLVDAINILHDVRGISFIKFEESDVIRHPLVARIVKAYDSYECKGAK
- the ybeY gene encoding rRNA maturation RNase YbeY, yielding MGVNLSIECIPDANFPLAKRELLHMADMLLEVLGVEGFDFDLKIVNDAAIAEVNEEFLGCVGPTNVLSFPFSDAPDLEKNNFLGEIVLSVDTLVRETRLYGQQPEEHTVRLLAHAMLHLAGYDHGPEMYSLTDTAVESVAPVFRQRTLGWQ
- a CDS encoding argininosuccinate synthase, giving the protein MSKIEKVVLAYSGGLDTSIILKWIKQEYNCEVITLTADLGQGEELDGIEEKALRTGATKAFVEDLREEFARDFIFPAFRAGAIYEGRYLLGTSIARPLIAKRMVEIAEMEGAQALAHGATGKGNDQVRFELGGMGMNPKLKHIAPWREWNLKSRTDLMKFAEANDIEIPNTRKKPWSMDANMLHVSFEGAELEDPWNAPSPESYRYCRPVEQAPDEAEIITIDFEKGDPVAINGTKYSPAALVEKLNELGGKHGIGRVDMVENRFVGMKSRGVYETPGGTIMHIAHRDLEGLCMDREVMHLRDSLIPKYAEMIYNGFWFAPERVALQAMIDETQKTITGTVRLKLYKGNAIPEGRKSPYSLYREDLATFEEDEVYNQKDAEGFIKLVGLRLKGKTSSGSEWIKEGDVEDVD